In the Oreochromis aureus strain Israel breed Guangdong linkage group 14, ZZ_aureus, whole genome shotgun sequence genome, one interval contains:
- the hif1al gene encoding hypoxia inducible factor 1 subunit alpha, like, producing MEKKEGVVAVKRTSSEQRKLRSRDAARCRRSQETEVFYELAHTLPLPRRVSTHLDKAAIMRVTLSFLRMHHLLRSDKNLKEEPKEEEVEAEEEEEEEEKDEDPMDAFYPQALAGFIMVMTEEGDMIYLTENVNKHIGITQLELLGQSIYDFVHPCDQEELRDLLTPRPGLSKKSRTEQTSERNFFVRMKSTLTTRGRTVNIKSATWKVLHCTGQIRPFGSGSASPPAGRVMTLLCEPIPHPSSVEFPLDTCTFLTRHSMDLRFTHCEGRVAELVGYKPDDLIGRSGFEFLHALDSDHINKSLHTLLSKGQVSTSQYRFLANNGGYVWAETQATVLYNSKTSQPDAIVCLNFILSSVEQPDVIFSMEQTRCSRVPKIEPADEDSGTADIRESETDSEPRTVSTEAEDVDSDSSSSAKLFMELREKPEELLQLAPDAGDTIVPLSPGSVELSFASPPSPDSVPEHPQDLCTPQLRKLLAPIFDPITPPPSASSSSSSPSPSSSPEPEQSRSEEEVMDTSEVEKFFAFWPEDAQKKDTLVEMEGMDLDMLAPYISMDDDFQLTFLSSMTEEAEKPSSSESSATSRKRTHDSAEEMLSTVMLQDKRPKKDPSIEEELLLTHKLLDSLDETDQPDLIMDPVPESRSHLLTDRDPVLGGMQGLCDTAALMKDIFVSRPTLLSPPLSPMT from the exons GACCAGCTcagaacagagaaaactgcgCTCTCGTGATGCGGCCAGATGCAGGCGGAGTCAGGAGACCGAGGTCTTTTATGAGCTCGCCCACACTCTGCCTCTCCCACGCCGAGTGTCCACCCACCTGGACAAAGCCGCCATCATGAGAGTGACCCTCAGCTTCCTGCGAATGCACCACCTGCTTCGATCAG ATAAGAATCTGAAAGAAGAGCCTAAAGAGGAGGAAGTggaggcggaggaggaggaggaggaggaggagaaggatgaAGATCCGATGGATGCTTTCTATCCTCAGGCGCTGGCTGGCTTCATCATGGTGATGACCGAGGAGGGAGATATGATCTACCTGACAGAGAATGTCAACAAACACATTGGCatcacacag CTGGAGCTGCTGGGTCAGAGCATCTATGACTTTGTTCATCCCTGCGATCAAGAGGAGCTCAGAGACCTGCTGACTCCACGTCCAG GTCTGAGTAAGAAATCACGGACAGAACAGACGAGCGAGAGAAACTTCTTTGTGCGAATGAAGAGCACACTGACCACCAGGGGGCGCACTGTCAACATCAAATCTGCCACCTGGAAG GTCCTCCACTGCACAGGCCAAATTCGTCCCTTTGGCAGCGGCTCTGCGTCGCCCCCTGCAGGCAGAGTCATGACCCTGCTGTGTGAGCCCATCCCACACCCATCCAGCGTGGAGTTCCCTCTGGATACTTGCACCTTCCTCACCCGTCACAGCATGGACCTGCGCTTCACCCACTGCGAGGGCAG GGTTGCAGAGCTGGTGGGATACAAACCTGATGATTTGATTGGACGCTCAGGCTTCGAGTTTCTTCACGCGCTCGACTCGGATCACATCAACAAGAGCCTGCACACAT TGCTCTCCAAAGGTCAGGTCAGCACCAGCCAGTACCGTTTCCTGGCAAACAACGGCGGCTACGTGTGGGCGGAGACTCAGGCCACAGTGCTGTACAACAGTAAAACTTCCCAGCCGGACGCCATCGTCTGCCTCAACTTCATCCTCAG CTCTGTGGAGCAGCCGGATGTGATTTTCTCCATGGAGCAGACCCGCTGTAGTCGCGTGCCTAAAATTGAACCGGCAGATGAGGACTCCGGGACTGCCGACATACGCGAGTCTGAAACTGACAGTGAGCCTCGCACTGTTTCCACTGAGGCTGAAGATGTGGATTCAGATTCCAGCAGCAGCGCGAAGCTCTTCATGGAGCTGCGGGAGAAGCCGGAGGAGCTGCTGCAATTGGCTCCTGATGCTGGAGACACCATCGTACCTCTGAGTCCAG GTTCTGTCGAGCTCTCATTTGCCAGTCCACCCAGTCCAGATTCTGTGCCCGAGCACCCTCAGGATCTGTGCACCCCGCAGCTGAGAAAGCTCCTCGCACCCATCTTTGACCCCATCACTCCTCCTCCATCTGCAtcctcatcctcttcttcaCCATCGCCGAGCTCCTCACCTGAACCCGAGCAG AGCCGCAGTGAAGAGGAGGTGATGGACACCAGCGAGGTGGAAAAGTTCTTCGCCTTTTGGCCAGAAGATGCCCAGAAGAAAGATACCCTGGTG GAGATGGAGGGGATGGACCTGGACATGTTGGCTCCGTACATCTCCATGGATGATGACTTCCAGCTGACCTTCCTCAGCAGTATGACCGAGGAAGCTGAGAAACCTTCGTCATCCGAAAGTTCAGCAACAAGCAGGAAACG GACCCATGACTCTGCTGAAGAGATGTTGTCAACAGTGATGCTTCAGGACAAGAGACCGAAAAAGGATCCTTCCAtagaggaggagcttcttctcACCCACAAACTACTG GACAGTCTGGATGAAACCGACCAACCAGATCTGATCATGGACCCGGTGCCGGAGAGTCGCAGCCATCTGCTCACAGACAGAGATCCGGTCTTAGGAGGCATGCAAGGACTGTGTGACACCGCAG CTCTGATGAAGGACATATTTGTATCTCGCCCGACTCTCCTCTCGCCACCTCTCTCACCTATGACCTAA